A stretch of Limanda limanda chromosome 7, fLimLim1.1, whole genome shotgun sequence DNA encodes these proteins:
- the dffb gene encoding DNA fragmentation factor subunit beta: MFGFFRKSKPVKIRSFSDNTKYGVAAKDLKELMKKACKTLQVPLVDAHVCLYYDGTEVTEEFFPTLPDHTELVLLSKEQTWSGVVCDIGQLLNTDRHADALIKAAKDLLSDEQSPKRRKILTDLLQNLEDRSELESREEDEEWFKGVDTRFKTKSAYMKFNCGSRIRGYMKEVDDATKSVQKAQVKAELLKASTCLVEKLKAAAYNSCYFDRSGKEPDRLCTPEGWFTCQGAFDQDLCPSLHSINPYGSRESRIIFSTWNLDHRIEKKRTIIPSLLEALQNHKTADVNLTYFYRLLFTRENLKLVHIVCHKKGAHNLLCDAKKVYRAARNTDEGNQRAKGRKRPLS, encoded by the exons ATGTTTGGGTTCTTCAGAAAAAGCAAACCGGTGAAAATACGGAGTTTTAGTGACAACACAAAGTATGGAGTTGCAGCCAAGGATCTGAAGGAGTTGATGAAAAAAGCCTGCAAGACATTACAG GTGCCGCTGGTCGATGCACACGTTTGTTTGTATTATGATGGGACAGAAGTGACGGAGGAGTTTTTCCCGACTCTACCGGACCACACTGAACTTGTTCTTCTTTCCAAAGAGCAGACGTGGAGCGGGG ttgtgtgtgacATCGGCCAGTTACTGAACACAGACCGACACGCAGACGCTCTCATCAAAGCAGCTAAGGACCTGCTGTCTGACGAGCAGTCTCCCAAGAGACGTAAGATCCTGACCGACCTGCTGCAGAACCTGGAGGACAGATCGGAgctggagagcagagaggaggatgaagagtggTTCAAAG GTGTCGACACTCGATTCAAGACAAAGTCTGCCTACATGAAATTTAACTGTGGAAGCAGGATACGAGGTTACATGAAGGAG GTGGATGACGCCACCAAATCCGTTCAGAAAGCCCAAGTCAAGGCTGAGCTATTGAAAGCATCAACATGTCTGGTAGAAAAGCTGAAAGCAGCGGCATACAACAGCTGTTACTTTGACAGGAGTGGAAAGGAGCCAGATCGCCTCTGCACTCCGGAAGGCTGGTTTACCTGCCAG GGAGCATTTGACCAGGACCTGTGTCCGTCTCTCCACTCCATCAATCCCTACGGCAGCCGAGAGAGCAGGATCATATTCAGCACGTGGAATCTGGACCACAG GATAGAGAAGAAGAGGACCATCATTCCCTCTCTGCTGGAAGCTCTGCAAAACCACAAGACTGCCGACGTCAACCTGACCTACTTCTACCGCCTGCTGTTCACCAGGGAAAACCTGAAGCTCGTTCACATCGTGTGCCACAAGAAAGGAGCTCACAACCTGCTGTGTGACGCCAAGAAGGTTTATAGAGCCGCCAGAAACACAGACGAGGGAAATCAGAGGGCCAAAGGCAGGAAGAGGCCCCTAAGCTGA